In one window of Vicinamibacterales bacterium DNA:
- a CDS encoding energy transducer TonB, which yields MREGLRRYLTGSVPISIGLHLLALFLVFVIPLTANIVLPIVTVELPEYVRIAPLPPPPEVAAPAPPRTAEVAPVSSAAPTSAPPTIEEERLSPPYVAAGPPDLTSGIPSTGPGIGTTLDAPRVILPPPVQKPAGPVRVADLPVPPRKTVDVRPIYPEIARQAKKEGTVVIEAVLDTTGRVTQARVIQSVPLLDQAALDAVRQWRYTPTTLGGHPVSVLMTITIRFTLQ from the coding sequence CGGTACTTGACGGGCAGCGTGCCGATTTCGATCGGTCTGCACCTGCTGGCGCTGTTCCTCGTCTTCGTCATCCCGCTGACGGCGAACATCGTGCTGCCGATCGTCACCGTGGAGCTGCCCGAGTACGTGCGGATCGCGCCGCTGCCGCCCCCGCCCGAGGTGGCGGCACCGGCGCCGCCGCGGACGGCGGAGGTTGCGCCGGTGAGCTCGGCGGCGCCGACCTCGGCGCCGCCGACCATCGAGGAGGAACGCCTCAGCCCGCCGTACGTCGCTGCCGGTCCGCCTGATCTCACGTCGGGCATACCGTCGACCGGTCCGGGGATCGGCACGACGCTGGATGCCCCGCGGGTCATCCTCCCGCCGCCGGTGCAGAAGCCGGCCGGTCCGGTGCGCGTCGCCGACCTGCCGGTGCCGCCGCGCAAGACCGTGGACGTGCGTCCGATCTATCCCGAGATCGCGCGGCAGGCGAAGAAAGAGGGGACGGTGGTGATCGAAGCGGTGCTCGATACCACCGGGCGCGTGACCCAGGCGCGCGTCATTCAGTCGGTGCCGCTGCTCGATCAGGCGGCGCTGGATGCCGTCCGTCAGTGGCGCTACACTCCCACGACACTCGGCGGCCACCCGGTATCGGTGCTGATGACGATCACGATCCGATTCACGCTGCAATGA
- a CDS encoding tetratricopeptide repeat protein: MSSLAALLACSLLAGGQLAQPPAEPSPEETALRAAVQQYYDAQASKDADAALAFWSASANPRPTREAFAAVFGEGEDQFTVNVQRVTIQGADARVRVLAVRTRLVMRDGRAVTSRTSLQNSQSWRKEDGGWKLLRDAPFAAEIADEIIAAAPGDRPALFSRHPRADLVQARLAISERATMAITLQRDYVRGKELFGLALDVSRAAGDRVGETNSLHNIAQAAYFLGDRRTATEFYQQELAVGREVDDQTAIAAASFGLATVAYSRGEYTPALGFYRDALAVYEKQDHGSAIGRAVVSIGNVQFLQADYDAATASYRRGLAVLVESQDMQGASLARSGLARVYAAQGDLAAALDAYRQVLADARTRLSQDARLRSEVANALESIGEIYFRLGSSEQARTNVEEARTLSAADAVAVGRLSATLGLIELFAGRFDAALAAYIESRTRFDQAKMPDGAARAWVGIGFSHAARDQWGDAIAAYRTAIKMFDEQKLDEDGARAWLGLSMAESGAGDHTAALASARTVGATAEKIRSEDLTWRAAVRSGEALRKLSRLDEARREFQRGIATIDRLAAEAPINPGARGQLDDSATAWTGLAMTFASAGDPLAALAAAEARRAHVRRVQLAAFQRDITRGMTPDEQSEEQTIVRELISTRAQVRAERDQGGPDSARLAQLQQQLAALVARRTEQQNRLYARLPELQVWRGLRAGAGADDLAALVPDDKHIVIEYLLGDDELLILTVVKGESTPDVKAAVVSIDRQKLAEQIGEAMKPASLRDAASWKAQAAPLAGSLLTPVASRLAGRERCVIVADDLLWKLPFEALPVADAPLAAALRVSYATSLATLAAQRRVAADQPAQASVSAAIFAAPVIPEPIRAQIALAQPSWKEPDVETARAAADALRSLYAEAATFRAGADATEAAARAAFEAADVLHTSAPFQVSGATPLFSYVVFSGSGDAAATDGRWEVRDWFGATSHARVLILADATSFAASGAGGALDIIAWAAASAGVPALIVPRAPADGFVLDPVLTAFHAAISKGTAVRDAWMQALSRARDSKGAAPSEWSGARLIGAAR, translated from the coding sequence ATGAGCAGTCTGGCAGCCCTGCTCGCGTGCAGCCTGCTCGCCGGGGGCCAGCTCGCCCAGCCCCCGGCGGAGCCCTCGCCGGAGGAAACCGCGCTGCGCGCGGCGGTCCAGCAGTACTACGACGCGCAGGCGAGCAAAGACGCCGACGCGGCGCTGGCGTTCTGGAGCGCGTCCGCGAATCCGCGGCCGACCCGCGAGGCGTTCGCCGCCGTGTTCGGCGAAGGCGAGGATCAATTCACCGTCAACGTCCAGCGCGTCACGATCCAGGGGGCCGACGCGCGCGTCCGCGTCCTGGCCGTGCGCACGCGCCTGGTCATGCGGGACGGCCGCGCGGTGACGTCCCGCACATCACTGCAGAACTCGCAGTCGTGGCGGAAGGAAGACGGCGGCTGGAAGCTCCTGCGCGACGCTCCGTTTGCCGCGGAGATCGCCGACGAGATCATCGCCGCCGCCCCTGGCGACCGTCCCGCGCTGTTCAGCAGGCATCCACGCGCCGATCTCGTGCAGGCGCGGCTCGCGATTTCCGAGCGCGCGACCATGGCGATCACGCTCCAGCGCGATTACGTGCGCGGCAAGGAGCTGTTCGGGCTGGCGCTCGACGTCTCGCGCGCCGCCGGCGATCGCGTGGGGGAGACGAATTCGCTGCACAACATCGCGCAGGCCGCGTACTTCCTCGGCGACCGCCGGACCGCAACCGAGTTCTACCAGCAGGAGCTCGCCGTCGGCCGCGAGGTCGACGATCAGACCGCCATCGCCGCGGCCTCGTTCGGCCTCGCCACCGTCGCCTATTCGCGTGGCGAGTACACGCCGGCCCTCGGTTTCTACCGCGATGCGCTGGCGGTGTACGAGAAGCAGGATCACGGCTCGGCGATCGGGCGGGCGGTCGTGAGCATTGGCAACGTCCAGTTCCTGCAGGCCGACTACGATGCGGCCACGGCGTCGTACCGGCGCGGACTGGCCGTGCTGGTGGAGAGCCAGGACATGCAGGGGGCGTCGCTGGCCCGCAGCGGCCTGGCGCGGGTCTACGCCGCGCAGGGGGATCTCGCCGCCGCGCTCGACGCCTACCGCCAGGTCCTCGCCGACGCACGCACCCGGCTGAGTCAGGACGCGAGACTCAGGAGCGAGGTGGCCAACGCGCTCGAGAGCATCGGGGAAATCTATTTCCGTCTCGGCAGCTCCGAGCAGGCGCGTACGAACGTCGAGGAGGCGCGGACGCTGTCGGCGGCGGATGCCGTGGCCGTCGGACGGTTGTCGGCGACGCTGGGACTGATCGAACTGTTCGCCGGGCGCTTCGATGCCGCCCTTGCCGCGTACATCGAGAGCCGGACGCGGTTCGATCAAGCGAAGATGCCGGACGGCGCCGCGCGCGCCTGGGTCGGCATCGGGTTCAGTCACGCGGCGCGGGACCAATGGGGCGACGCCATCGCCGCTTACCGCACCGCGATCAAGATGTTCGACGAGCAGAAGCTCGACGAGGACGGCGCCCGCGCCTGGCTCGGGCTGTCGATGGCCGAGTCCGGGGCAGGCGATCACACCGCGGCGCTGGCCAGCGCACGGACGGTCGGCGCCACCGCGGAGAAGATTCGCAGCGAGGATCTCACCTGGCGTGCCGCCGTCCGCAGCGGCGAGGCGCTCCGCAAGCTGAGCAGGCTCGACGAGGCTCGCCGTGAATTCCAGCGAGGCATCGCCACGATCGATCGGCTCGCCGCCGAGGCGCCGATCAATCCCGGCGCCCGCGGTCAGCTCGACGACAGCGCCACCGCCTGGACCGGCCTGGCGATGACCTTCGCTTCGGCGGGGGATCCCCTCGCGGCGCTCGCGGCCGCGGAAGCGCGCCGCGCGCACGTGCGCCGGGTGCAGCTTGCCGCGTTCCAGCGCGACATCACCCGAGGCATGACGCCCGACGAGCAGAGCGAGGAGCAGACCATCGTCCGCGAGCTGATCTCGACGAGAGCGCAGGTGCGGGCGGAGCGCGATCAAGGCGGTCCGGACTCGGCGCGTCTCGCGCAGCTGCAGCAGCAGCTTGCGGCGCTGGTGGCCAGGCGCACCGAGCAGCAGAATCGCCTCTATGCACGCCTGCCCGAGCTGCAGGTCTGGCGCGGACTGCGCGCCGGTGCCGGCGCAGATGATCTCGCCGCCCTCGTCCCGGACGACAAACATATCGTCATCGAGTACCTGCTCGGCGACGACGAGCTGCTGATCCTCACGGTCGTGAAAGGAGAATCGACGCCGGACGTGAAAGCGGCGGTGGTGTCGATCGATCGCCAGAAGCTCGCCGAACAGATCGGTGAGGCGATGAAGCCGGCGTCGCTGCGGGACGCGGCGTCATGGAAGGCGCAGGCGGCCCCGCTCGCGGGCTCGCTGTTGACGCCGGTTGCCTCCCGTCTGGCGGGACGGGAGCGGTGCGTGATCGTCGCCGACGATCTGTTGTGGAAGCTGCCGTTCGAAGCACTGCCCGTCGCCGATGCGCCGCTGGCCGCGGCGCTTCGCGTCAGCTACGCGACCTCGCTGGCGACGCTCGCCGCCCAACGGCGGGTCGCCGCCGATCAGCCGGCGCAAGCGTCCGTGAGCGCGGCGATTTTTGCCGCGCCGGTGATCCCGGAGCCGATTCGCGCGCAGATCGCGCTGGCGCAGCCGTCCTGGAAGGAACCGGATGTGGAGACGGCGCGCGCCGCCGCCGATGCGCTGCGGTCGTTGTATGCGGAGGCCGCGACGTTCCGCGCGGGAGCCGACGCCACCGAAGCCGCGGCCCGCGCCGCGTTCGAAGCGGCCGACGTTCTTCATACATCCGCCCCGTTTCAGGTGAGCGGCGCGACGCCGCTGTTCTCGTACGTCGTATTCAGCGGCTCCGGCGACGCGGCCGCGACCGATGGGCGATGGGAAGTCCGGGACTGGTTCGGCGCGACATCCCACGCGCGCGTGCTGATCCTGGCCGATGCGACGTCGTTCGCGGCGTCCGGCGCGGGAGGCGCGCTCGACATCATCGCCTGGGCGGCGGCGTCCGCGGGCGTGCCCGCGCTGATCGTGCCGCGCGCGCCGGCGGACGGATTCGTCCTCGACCCGGTGCTGACTGCCTTCCACGCCGCCATCAGCAAGGGAACCGCGGTACGCGACGCGTGGATGCAAGCCCTGTCCAGGGCGCGGGACAGTAAAGGCGCGGCGCCGTCCGAGTGGAGCGGCGCCCGGCTGATTGGTGCGGCCCGCTAG
- a CDS encoding NAD(P)/FAD-dependent oxidoreductase, whose protein sequence is MPHVLIVGGGFGGLYAARAFRGQPVDVTLVDKRNHHVFQPLLYQVAMAALSPGDIASPIRWILRKQSNVQVLLGEVARIDPAARKAWLTDGATVTFDYAIVAPGTTHAYFGHEEWRPRAPGLKTLEDALEIRRRVLLAFERAEREPDPARRGPLLTFVIIGGGPTGVEMAGAMAEISRHSLARDFRQFDPGSAKIILLEGGPWVLANFPEPLRDAARRDLERLGVEVRTSEAVTDVADGRVRTSKGEIESETILWAAGVAASPLGATLGVPTDRAGRVLVQPDLTIPGHPHVFVIGDLASLTGPNGRPLPGVAQVAMQGGVHAARNILRSIEGQPLRPFVYRNLGDMATIGRASAVGDLPVVQLKGLLGWLVWLFIHIFNLIGFRNRLVVMVQWAWSYFTYQRAIRLITGGPAT, encoded by the coding sequence ATGCCGCACGTGCTCATCGTCGGGGGCGGATTCGGCGGTCTTTATGCGGCGCGGGCGTTCCGCGGTCAGCCCGTCGACGTGACGCTCGTGGACAAGCGGAACCATCACGTGTTCCAGCCATTGCTCTACCAGGTGGCAATGGCGGCCTTGTCGCCGGGGGATATTGCGTCTCCCATCCGGTGGATCCTGAGGAAGCAGTCGAACGTGCAGGTGCTGCTCGGCGAGGTCGCGCGCATCGATCCCGCGGCGCGCAAGGCCTGGCTGACCGACGGCGCGACAGTGACGTTCGATTACGCCATCGTCGCGCCGGGGACGACGCACGCGTATTTCGGGCACGAGGAGTGGCGCCCTCGCGCGCCGGGCCTGAAGACGCTGGAGGATGCGCTGGAGATCCGGCGCCGCGTGCTGCTGGCGTTCGAGCGCGCCGAGCGCGAGCCGGATCCGGCGCGCCGCGGTCCATTGTTGACGTTCGTGATCATCGGCGGCGGGCCGACCGGGGTCGAGATGGCCGGCGCGATGGCGGAGATTTCGCGCCACTCGCTGGCGCGCGACTTCCGGCAGTTCGATCCCGGATCGGCAAAGATCATCCTGCTCGAGGGTGGCCCCTGGGTGCTGGCGAACTTTCCGGAACCGCTCCGCGATGCCGCGCGGCGCGATCTCGAGCGCCTCGGTGTCGAGGTGAGGACCAGCGAAGCGGTGACCGACGTGGCGGACGGGCGCGTGCGCACGAGCAAGGGGGAGATTGAGTCGGAGACGATCCTCTGGGCCGCCGGAGTGGCGGCGTCCCCGCTCGGCGCGACGCTCGGCGTGCCGACGGACCGCGCGGGACGGGTGCTCGTCCAGCCCGATCTCACCATTCCAGGCCATCCGCATGTGTTCGTGATTGGCGATCTCGCGTCGCTCACCGGGCCGAACGGACGTCCGCTGCCGGGCGTGGCACAGGTCGCGATGCAGGGGGGCGTGCACGCCGCGCGCAACATCCTGCGGTCGATTGAAGGGCAGCCGCTGCGGCCGTTCGTGTACCGCAATCTCGGCGACATGGCGACCATCGGCCGGGCGTCGGCGGTGGGCGACCTGCCGGTGGTTCAACTGAAGGGGCTGTTGGGCTGGCTGGTCTGGCTCTTCATTCACATCTTCAATCTGATTGGCTTCAGGAACCGGCTGGTCGTGATGGTGCAGTGGGCGTGGTCGTATTTCACCTATCAGCGCGCCATACGCCTGATCACCGGCGGCCCGGCGACATGA
- a CDS encoding DUF3810 family protein — MKRAAWMAAFAIALIAALLPLPPAAVERWYSHGIFPPLQRVLTAVSNLVPFALFDVLWIGGAAAAGVLVYRSRAYGWKKGTLHVATVLACVAAASYLAFLAAWGLNYRRLPLSDKVVFEEERITAEAHAALGDRAVATLNAEYVRAHERPLDRDRLLAAFQDAHRVLGGSPIVPGVPKPTLLGWYFHKASIAGMTNPFLLETLLAPDLLDVELPFVIAHEWAHLAGYADESEANFVAYLTCQRADAGARYSAALMLIGYAPGTRPLKDSLDIGPKIDLVAIRTRYAQTSGVLRFAARESYDRYLKANRVEKGIESYDAVVQLILGTPLDAAGNPRLR; from the coding sequence ATGAAGCGGGCCGCCTGGATGGCGGCGTTCGCGATCGCGCTGATCGCGGCGCTGCTGCCGCTGCCCCCTGCCGCGGTCGAACGATGGTACTCACACGGCATCTTCCCGCCGCTGCAGCGCGTCCTGACCGCCGTTTCGAATCTGGTCCCGTTCGCCCTCTTCGACGTGCTGTGGATCGGCGGGGCGGCGGCCGCCGGCGTGCTCGTCTACCGCAGCCGCGCATACGGCTGGAAGAAGGGCACGCTGCACGTCGCGACCGTGCTTGCCTGCGTTGCCGCGGCGAGCTACCTCGCGTTCCTGGCGGCGTGGGGACTCAACTACCGCCGCCTGCCGCTGTCCGACAAGGTGGTCTTCGAGGAGGAGCGCATCACGGCGGAGGCGCACGCGGCGCTCGGGGACCGCGCGGTGGCGACGCTGAACGCGGAATACGTGCGGGCGCATGAACGTCCGCTCGATCGGGACCGGCTGCTCGCGGCGTTCCAGGACGCGCACCGGGTGCTGGGCGGATCGCCGATCGTCCCCGGCGTGCCGAAGCCGACGCTGCTCGGCTGGTATTTCCACAAAGCGTCGATCGCCGGCATGACCAACCCGTTCCTGCTCGAGACCCTGCTCGCGCCCGACCTGCTCGACGTCGAGCTGCCGTTCGTCATCGCGCACGAATGGGCGCACCTGGCCGGCTATGCGGATGAATCCGAAGCCAACTTCGTCGCCTATCTCACCTGCCAGCGTGCCGACGCGGGGGCGCGCTACAGCGCCGCGCTCATGTTGATCGGCTACGCGCCGGGCACGCGCCCGCTGAAGGACTCGCTCGACATCGGTCCGAAAATCGACCTCGTCGCCATCCGGACGCGGTACGCGCAGACCAGCGGCGTCCTGCGCTTCGCGGCGCGGGAGAGCTACGACCGTTACCTCAAGGCGAATCGCGTCGAGAAGGGAATCGAGAGCTACGACGCAGTGGTGCAGCTCATCCTGGGCACGCCGCTCGATGCCGCCGGAAACCCGCGCCTGCGCTGA
- a CDS encoding DUF4097 family beta strand repeat-containing protein gives MISRVKTRLAPAAAIALAAILGSGCDIVTADLRSEESATWQKSYPLDANGRVEIGNVNGRIRVEPSSGNTVDVTATKKARGATPEQAKASLERASIVETVSAGSVKLETKVARMTGIVLNGGNLQVEYTVRVPAGAEVRLTTVNGGIEIAGLKGRVFAETTNGGVEARGLTGQLEAASTNGGLDIDMAAIADGGVKLECTNGGIKVRLPRDARATISASIANGGISPGDLPIDITGEKNRRRLEGRLNGGGPRVQIEGVNGGITLTAR, from the coding sequence ATGATTTCACGGGTCAAGACACGCCTCGCTCCGGCCGCCGCCATCGCGCTCGCCGCCATCCTCGGCAGCGGCTGCGACATCGTCACCGCCGATCTGCGGTCGGAGGAAAGCGCCACCTGGCAGAAGTCCTATCCGCTCGACGCGAACGGCCGCGTCGAGATCGGCAACGTCAACGGCAGGATCCGCGTCGAACCGTCGTCGGGCAACACCGTCGACGTCACCGCCACGAAGAAGGCGCGCGGCGCGACGCCGGAGCAGGCCAAGGCGTCGCTGGAACGCGCCAGCATCGTCGAAACCGTGTCCGCCGGGAGCGTCAAGCTCGAGACCAAGGTCGCGCGCATGACCGGCATCGTCCTGAACGGCGGCAACCTGCAGGTCGAGTACACGGTGAGGGTCCCGGCCGGCGCCGAGGTCAGATTGACGACGGTCAATGGCGGAATCGAGATCGCGGGGCTGAAGGGACGGGTCTTCGCGGAGACCACCAACGGCGGGGTGGAAGCGCGCGGCCTCACCGGTCAGCTCGAAGCCGCGAGCACCAACGGCGGCCTCGACATCGACATGGCGGCGATCGCAGACGGCGGCGTCAAGCTCGAATGCACCAACGGCGGCATCAAGGTGCGGCTGCCCCGCGACGCCAGGGCGACGATCTCCGCCAGCATCGCCAACGGCGGCATCAGCCCCGGCGATCTTCCGATCGACATCACTGGCGAGAAGAACCGCCGGCGCCTGGAAGGGCGGCTGAACGGCGGCGGCCCGCGGGTTCAGATCGAGGGCGTCAACGGCGGGATCACGCTGACCGCGCGCTGA
- a CDS encoding prolyl oligopeptidase family serine peptidase, whose protein sequence is MKLATLALGLMLLASPFAVSPAGQGVPAAASPARAALLPPKPADFGQWERLQTTGERGGLSADGRWLVYAINRTNGDNELRVAAVADGATRTIAFGSAPVFSADSRWLAASVGYSEAQQDKLRKEKKPIRRKLALMNLGSGAVTALDNIETFAFSADGRHLLIRHYAPERTPARSGEPDPAAALDPDESPGVTVIVRDLASGRDTTFGNVAEAAWQHKGRLLALSIAAEDRAGNGVQIFDPSSGTLRVLDSAPARYLALVWRRDADDLAALRSQTDDKRDGANYSVLAWTGVGGAEKRHQYDPAADTALGAARRVVAFRRPAWSDDGARIFVGIAPWPEKAPKKDKDADAADAPTVDVWHPRDVDVMPKQKVGAARDRQRSLLAAWALDTPSVVVLGKDYFEQVTPLKGTALACAVSWTASALDRSWGRFGSASIALVDVATGQRSVVVERADDRFVRASPDGKYILFFLDGHYSTIDTARRIVTNITRTIATSFADRESDSTDVQRPWFGVAGWTTGDRDVLLYDKFDVWQVAANGSRAVKLTDGAAEQITFRYADLDPQEEAIDLTQPSYLEMFGAWTKKSGYALLAPGAASPQRLAWMDKRVTALAKAKDADVYQYVVQSYDDSPDVFIAGPRLADARPVTATNPFQAKYAWGRAELVEFRSEKGQRLQGVLRYPANYERGRKYPMIVYVYEKVSDGVHRYIAPSEREYYNATAFTSAGYFEFEPDIVFRPREPGLSVIECVRPAVAAVVQMGVVDPKRIGMIGHSWGGFDTAYLATHTDIMAAAVAGAPITNLVSNYGSHHFSSGIAETDHIETGQQRMQVPLWEDLAAYTRNSAVFGVSTMTTPLLIEVGDADGTVYWHQGVELYNAARRAKKDVVLLVYGGEDHGLRQKANQIDYHQRILAWFGHYLKGEPAEAWIKEGVSFLDRDRALKTSGSSD, encoded by the coding sequence ATGAAGCTCGCGACCCTGGCGCTGGGGCTGATGCTCCTCGCGTCCCCCTTTGCGGTCTCGCCGGCGGGACAGGGCGTCCCCGCCGCAGCATCCCCGGCCCGCGCCGCGCTGCTGCCGCCGAAGCCCGCGGACTTCGGGCAGTGGGAGCGGCTGCAGACGACCGGTGAGCGCGGCGGGCTGTCGGCCGATGGGCGCTGGCTCGTGTACGCGATCAACCGGACGAACGGCGACAACGAGCTGCGCGTCGCCGCCGTCGCGGACGGCGCGACGAGGACGATCGCGTTCGGCAGCGCGCCGGTGTTCTCGGCCGATTCGCGCTGGCTGGCCGCCTCGGTCGGCTACTCCGAAGCGCAGCAGGACAAGCTGCGCAAGGAGAAGAAACCGATCCGCCGCAAGCTCGCGCTCATGAATCTCGGTTCCGGCGCGGTGACGGCGCTCGACAACATCGAGACGTTCGCGTTCAGCGCCGACGGCCGTCACCTCCTGATCCGCCACTACGCACCCGAACGCACCCCGGCGCGCAGCGGCGAGCCCGATCCCGCCGCGGCACTGGATCCGGACGAGTCGCCCGGCGTCACGGTGATCGTGCGCGATCTCGCCAGCGGCCGCGACACCACGTTCGGCAACGTCGCCGAGGCCGCGTGGCAGCACAAGGGGCGGCTGCTCGCGCTGTCGATCGCCGCGGAGGATCGCGCCGGCAACGGCGTCCAGATCTTCGATCCCTCGTCCGGCACCCTGCGCGTGCTGGACTCCGCCCCGGCGCGCTATCTGGCGCTCGTCTGGCGCCGCGACGCGGACGATCTCGCCGCCCTCAGGTCGCAGACGGACGACAAGCGCGACGGCGCGAACTATTCCGTGCTGGCGTGGACCGGCGTCGGCGGCGCGGAGAAGCGCCACCAGTACGATCCGGCGGCAGACACCGCGCTCGGTGCGGCGCGGCGCGTCGTCGCATTCCGCCGGCCGGCCTGGTCCGACGACGGCGCGCGGATCTTCGTGGGGATCGCTCCGTGGCCCGAGAAGGCGCCGAAGAAAGACAAGGACGCCGACGCGGCCGACGCGCCGACCGTCGACGTCTGGCACCCGCGCGACGTCGACGTGATGCCGAAACAGAAGGTCGGCGCGGCGCGCGATCGGCAGCGCAGCCTGCTTGCCGCGTGGGCGCTCGACACGCCGTCCGTCGTCGTGCTCGGCAAGGATTATTTCGAGCAGGTGACGCCGCTCAAGGGGACGGCCCTCGCCTGCGCGGTGAGCTGGACGGCGTCGGCGCTCGATCGCAGCTGGGGGCGGTTCGGCTCGGCCTCCATCGCGCTCGTCGACGTGGCGACCGGGCAGCGTTCGGTGGTGGTCGAGCGCGCCGACGACCGGTTCGTGCGCGCGAGCCCGGACGGCAAGTACATCCTGTTCTTCCTCGACGGGCATTACTCGACGATCGATACGGCCCGGCGGATCGTGACCAACATCACCAGGACGATCGCGACGTCGTTCGCCGATCGCGAGTCGGATTCGACCGACGTGCAGCGTCCGTGGTTCGGTGTCGCCGGATGGACGACCGGGGACCGCGACGTCCTGCTCTACGACAAGTTCGACGTCTGGCAGGTGGCGGCGAACGGATCGCGGGCGGTCAAGCTCACCGACGGCGCCGCCGAGCAGATCACGTTCCGCTACGCCGATCTGGATCCGCAGGAGGAGGCGATCGATCTGACGCAGCCGTCGTATCTCGAGATGTTCGGCGCGTGGACGAAGAAGTCGGGCTACGCGCTGCTCGCGCCCGGCGCGGCGTCGCCGCAGCGGCTCGCGTGGATGGACAAGCGCGTGACGGCGCTGGCGAAGGCCAAGGACGCGGACGTGTATCAGTACGTCGTCCAGAGCTACGACGACTCGCCCGATGTCTTCATTGCCGGCCCGCGCCTCGCCGATGCGAGGCCGGTGACCGCCACCAATCCGTTCCAGGCCAAGTACGCCTGGGGACGCGCCGAGCTGGTCGAGTTCAGGAGCGAGAAGGGGCAGCGGCTGCAGGGCGTGCTGCGGTATCCGGCGAACTACGAGCGCGGCCGGAAGTATCCGATGATCGTCTACGTGTACGAGAAGGTCTCGGACGGCGTGCACCGCTACATCGCGCCGTCCGAGCGCGAGTACTACAATGCGACCGCGTTCACCAGCGCGGGCTACTTCGAGTTCGAGCCGGACATCGTGTTCCGTCCGCGCGAACCGGGGCTCTCGGTGATCGAGTGCGTGCGGCCGGCCGTCGCCGCCGTCGTGCAGATGGGCGTGGTGGATCCGAAGCGGATCGGCATGATCGGGCATTCCTGGGGCGGGTTCGACACCGCGTATCTGGCCACGCATACCGACATCATGGCCGCGGCGGTCGCCGGGGCGCCGATCACGAACCTGGTGAGCAACTACGGCAGCCATCACTTCTCGTCCGGCATCGCCGAGACCGACCACATCGAGACCGGCCAGCAGCGCATGCAGGTGCCGCTCTGGGAAGATCTCGCCGCCTACACGCGCAACTCGGCGGTCTTCGGCGTCAGCACGATGACCACGCCGCTCCTGATCGAAGTCGGCGACGCGGACGGCACCGTCTACTGGCATCAGGGGGTCGAGCTGTACAACGCCGCGCGCCGCGCGAAGAAGGACGTCGTGCTGCTCGTCTACGGCGGCGAGGACCACGGCCTGCGGCAGAAGGCGAACCAAATCGACTATCACCAGCGGATTCTGGCGTGGTTCGGCCACTACCTGAAGGGAGAGCCGGCGGAAGCGTGGATCAAGGAGGGCGTGAGCTTCCTGGACAGAGACCGGGCGCTGAAGACGTCGGGATCGTCGGATTGA
- a CDS encoding VOC family protein, with the protein MSAYLHLVALVVHEYDPAIRFFVDVLGFDLVEDSPSVTSDGAPKRWVVVRPPGAQTGLLLARADGASQSAVVGRQHAGRVGFFLRVDDFASAWQRLTAAGVEFLRPPTDAPYGPVAVFLDIAGNRWDLIGPPPPA; encoded by the coding sequence TTGAGCGCCTACCTCCACCTGGTCGCGCTGGTCGTGCACGAGTACGATCCGGCGATCCGGTTCTTCGTCGACGTGCTCGGGTTCGACCTGGTCGAGGACTCGCCGTCGGTGACGTCGGATGGCGCGCCGAAGCGGTGGGTCGTGGTGCGCCCTCCGGGCGCACAGACCGGCCTGCTGCTCGCTCGTGCCGACGGCGCCAGCCAGTCCGCCGTCGTCGGCCGCCAGCACGCGGGCCGCGTCGGCTTCTTCCTCCGCGTGGACGACTTCGCGTCCGCCTGGCAGCGCCTGACGGCGGCCGGCGTCGAGTTCCTCCGTCCGCCGACCGACGCGCCCTACGGGCCCGTCGCCGTGTTCCTCGACATCGCCGGGAACCGCTGGGACCTGATCGGCCCGCCGCCGCCCGCCTAA
- a CDS encoding transposase, which yields MSRGTGRMKIFLDDGDRHMFMLLLADVVTEYALDCYDFCLMNNHFHLSIRNRRRNLSEAMQKLKGEYASSWNAKRGRVGHTFEGPFRDQIVQDQRYFRTLARYIARNPVRAHLVLRPVDWRWSSYRYHAGVEAAPEFLASARLLESFAAGDPEAARRAYIAHVNSMSDGEKDTELFRARRRIVGDAAFRNAIRAKEKALRAAARPAMFGTDAAFANLPV from the coding sequence ATGTCACGCGGAACCGGGAGGATGAAGATCTTCCTCGACGACGGCGACCGTCACATGTTCATGCTGCTGCTGGCGGACGTGGTCACGGAGTATGCGCTCGACTGCTATGACTTCTGCCTGATGAACAACCATTTCCATCTGTCGATCCGCAACCGCCGCCGCAATCTCTCCGAAGCGATGCAGAAGCTGAAAGGAGAGTACGCTTCGAGCTGGAACGCAAAACGCGGACGGGTGGGGCACACGTTCGAAGGGCCATTCAGGGATCAGATCGTCCAGGACCAGCGGTATTTCCGGACGCTGGCGCGATACATCGCTCGCAATCCGGTCCGCGCTCACCTGGTGCTCAGGCCCGTAGACTGGCGGTGGAGCAGTTACCGGTATCACGCCGGCGTCGAGGCCGCGCCGGAGTTTCTCGCCAGCGCCCGCTTGCTCGAATCTTTTGCCGCGGGCGATCCTGAGGCGGCACGCCGCGCCTACATCGCACATGTCAACTCGATGTCCGACGGAGAAAAGGACACGGAGTTGTTTCGGGCACGCCGCCGGATCGTCGGGGATGCGGCGTTCAGGAACGCGATTCGGGCCAAGGAGAAGGCATTACGGGCAGCAGCACGGCCGGCGATGTTCGGCACGGACGCGGCGTTCGCCAACCTGCCGGTGTAA